Proteins encoded in a region of the Benincasa hispida cultivar B227 chromosome 2, ASM972705v1, whole genome shotgun sequence genome:
- the LOC120072004 gene encoding U11/U12 small nuclear ribonucleoprotein 25 kDa protein-like — protein MSRIEPMVPDSCCISPRFRSNSFRRSFRYKKLPPQLIRLSVLKLDGSSFEVQIARTATVAAVRDAVESVFCGMSMNKEDDKISWPHVWGHFCLCYKHFKLIDDKSRIKHFGIRDGDQIGK, from the exons ATGTCTCGAATTGAACCCATGGTTCCCGATTCTTGCTGTATCTCCCCTCGCTTTCGCAGCAACAGTTTTCGCCGGTCTTTTCGTTACAAGAAGCTTCCGCCGCAGCTCATCCGCCTCTCCGTCTTAAAATTGGACGGCTCGTCCTTCG AGGTGCAAATTGCAAGGACGGCGACGGTGGCGGCGGTTAGAGACGCGGTGGAGAGTGTTTTCTGTGGAATGTCGATGAATAAAGAAGATGACAAGATTTCATG GCCACATGTGTGGGGTCATTTTTGCTTATGctataaacatttcaaactcattGACGACAAATCACGAATCAAACATTTTGGAATTAGGGATGGTGATCAG ATCGGGAAGTAG